CGCTTGCTTCTCAATATGACAAATATGAGCCTGTAAAAGGAACTTTCGTAAACGGTACCTTCACAAACGGTGAAAACATCGCTGACTTGGGAGGGGTAAATATCGCTTACGATGCTCTTCAGATGTACCTGAAAGATAAAGGAAATCCTGGGAAAATCAGTGGATTTACTCAGGATCAGAGATTCTTCCTGAGCTGGGCAACCGTTTGGAGAACTTTATCAAGTGAGAAATATATGATCAATCAGGTGAAAACAGATCCGCATTCTCCTGGATATTTCAGAAGTTTCGGTCCGCTTATCAACGTTGATGCCTTCTACAAAGCATTTGATGTGAAAAAAGGAGACAAATTATACAAAACACCGGAAGAAAGAATTAAAATCTGGTAATCAATATAAAAACCGTTCAGCAATGAACGGTTTTTGCTTTTTTAGATATAAATATGTCAGGATTAAGAGTACGGTAGTCTGCCTCATAATTTGCCATACAATTTCTAATTTCTCATTTATCATTTTCCACTTTCCAAATTCAGTTTTCCACTTTTTAATTATCCTTCATCATATATCCTTAAAGTTTGTATATTTGGTAAGTTTGTGTAATATCAAAAATTATCTTTAATGAAAAAGCTAAATATTGGAATACTTGCCCTTTCGGGTATTGTATTTCTTAATTCTTGTGGTGCAGCAAAGACTGCTGGGACAGAGAATAAAACTGAAGCTGCGGCAACTGTAGCAAAGCCTGTGAAAGAAGAAGTAAAAGAGGAGGGGATCAATTTATCCTATATGGATACCAACGTCCGTCCGCAGGATGACTTTTTTAGCTATGTGAACGGAAATTGGGTGAAAAACACTCAGATTCCTTCCGATAAAGCAAATTGGGGATCTTTCAATGCATTGAGAGAAAATGTAGATGATGCTTCATTAGATATATTGAACAAAATTCTTACAGAATCATACCCTGCTGGATCAGAAGGCCAGAAAATTCAGAATCTGTATGCTTCTTTTATGGATACAGCTAAAAGAAATGCAGAAGGGCTGGCTCCTATTAAGGCTGATCTTGCAAAAGTTGATGCCATTAAAAATCTTAACGACCTTCAGAAATACCTTTTAGAGGCTACAAGATTAGGGGATAACTCTTTCTACGGATGGAGAGTGGGCGCAGATATGAAAAACTCTAAGATGAATGCCGTTTATCTTGGAGGTCCGGATCTTGGCTTAGGAAGAGATTATTATCAAAAAGTAAACGAAGCAAATACTAAAACGTTAGCAGAATACCAGGCCTATGTTGGAAAGCTATTTGGTGTTTTAGGATATAAAGATTCAACTCAGACCGCACAGAATGTTGTGGATTTTGAAAAACAGCTTGCCAATTATTTATTGACTCTTGAGCAGAACAGAGATGCCAATCTGAGATACAATCCTAAAAATGTTTCCGAATTATCAGGTCTTGTTAAAAATGTAGATCTTGCAAAATATCTTAAAGATGCAGGAGTAAATACAGACAGAGTGATCATTGGAGAGCTGAAGTACTATCAGAATATGGATCAGTTTGTGACGCAGAAGAATCTTCCTTTATTGAAAGATTACTTGAAATACCATATTATTAATGGGAATGCAAGTAATCTGGATGACAACTTAGAGCAGATCAGATTTGACTTTTATGCTAAATATTTACAGGGCCAGAAAGAGCAGCGTCCAATGGACAAAAGAGGACTTACTCTTGTAAATGGAGTTCTTGGAGAAGCTTTTGGTAAATTATATGTCGATAAATACTTTACTCCGGAAGCAAAACAGCAGATGGAAACCTATATTGATTATATTTTAAAATCATTCAAAACTCATATTGCCAATATGGACTGGATGTCTCCTGAAACAAAAGTAAAAGCTCAGGAAAAACTATCCAAATTTACAGTGAAAATTGCTTATCCGGACAAATGGAAAGACTACAGCCAGTTGAAAGTTGAATCTCCAAAACAGGGAGCAACATTATATTCCAATCTTCAGAATGTGTCAGCATGGCAATATCAGAGAAGTTTGGATAAAGTAGGCAAACCTGTTGATAAAACAGAATGGGGAATGTCTCCACAGACAGTAAATGCTTACTATAGCGGATCAAACAACGAAATTGTTTTCCCTGCAGCAATCCTTCAGCCTCCTTTCTATAACCCTAAAGCTGATGCCGCTGTAAACTTCGGAGGTATTGGAGCTGTAATCGGTCACGAGATCTCTCACGGATTTGATGACAGCGGTTCACGTTTCGATGGTGATGGTAACCTTAATAACTGGTGGACAGATACTGACCGTAAAAATTTTGATGCAAAAGTAGGTCAGTTAGCAGCTCAGTACAGTGCTTATGAACCTGTAAAAGGAAGTTTTGTTAACGGAAAATTCACGAGTGGTGAAAACATTGGTGACCTTGGTGGAGTAGCAGTAGCATACGATGCTCTTCAGATGTATCTGAAAGACAAAGGAAACCCAGGGAAAATCAGTGGATTTACTCAGGATCAGCGATTCTTTATGAGCTGGGCAACCGTTTGGAGAACAAAAGCTACCGATCAGTATATGACAAATCAGGTGAAAACAGACCCGCACTCTCCGGGAATGTTCAGAGCATTTGGCCCGTTGGTTAATCAGGATTCATTCATCAAGGCATTTGATATTAAACCTGGAGACAAAATGTACAAAGCCCCTCAGGACAGAATAAAAATTTGGTAATTTTACCTTAAATTGTTAGAAAAAGAATCCGTCTCACTTTGGATTGAGACGGATTCTCTTTTTAATATTCTTTCTTGTAATTCCGGAGAACAAACTTTATTCCGGTTTCCATAATGTCTCCCATGGTTGTACAATATTTGAAATTAACATCATAGGTAAGTTTTTGTAAAGCAGTTTTTAGTTCTGTAACATTGGCCTCCGGTGCGATATTGTCTTTTTTCATAATAGAAATAAGTTCATCAAATCTGCCTTTACTGCTTGTCACTCTTTTTACGATTTGAGAACGT
This genomic window from Chryseobacterium sp. MEBOG06 contains:
- a CDS encoding M13 family metallopeptidase, with the translated sequence MKKLNIGILALSGIVFLNSCGAAKTAGTENKTEAAATVAKPVKEEVKEEGINLSYMDTNVRPQDDFFSYVNGNWVKNTQIPSDKANWGSFNALRENVDDASLDILNKILTESYPAGSEGQKIQNLYASFMDTAKRNAEGLAPIKADLAKVDAIKNLNDLQKYLLEATRLGDNSFYGWRVGADMKNSKMNAVYLGGPDLGLGRDYYQKVNEANTKTLAEYQAYVGKLFGVLGYKDSTQTAQNVVDFEKQLANYLLTLEQNRDANLRYNPKNVSELSGLVKNVDLAKYLKDAGVNTDRVIIGELKYYQNMDQFVTQKNLPLLKDYLKYHIINGNASNLDDNLEQIRFDFYAKYLQGQKEQRPMDKRGLTLVNGVLGEAFGKLYVDKYFTPEAKQQMETYIDYILKSFKTHIANMDWMSPETKVKAQEKLSKFTVKIAYPDKWKDYSQLKVESPKQGATLYSNLQNVSAWQYQRSLDKVGKPVDKTEWGMSPQTVNAYYSGSNNEIVFPAAILQPPFYNPKADAAVNFGGIGAVIGHEISHGFDDSGSRFDGDGNLNNWWTDTDRKNFDAKVGQLAAQYSAYEPVKGSFVNGKFTSGENIGDLGGVAVAYDALQMYLKDKGNPGKISGFTQDQRFFMSWATVWRTKATDQYMTNQVKTDPHSPGMFRAFGPLVNQDSFIKAFDIKPGDKMYKAPQDRIKIW